The following proteins are co-located in the Sphingorhabdus lutea genome:
- a CDS encoding uracil-DNA glycosylase family protein → MTGKAGQSNDLNHNIAYYLQWWQNMGVAHACNDDVMQWLSEEKNIPIIIDNHQHDIAQQNIARAEQRQNANRPAQNKPAPAMNRSAPTNHHPMQDNSLWPQNMEQFKHNIANNIAMPCDIGTGKKLMPHFTDAAKIMIISDMPTKRDVTEQRFYTGEEGIFLKNMLQSINVRADECNFANLITTSPMTEMIIDSDLPILGQFLLHLIHLQSAPKVIIFGAVAAKALFNAEMINLRGNLQNFNHKDVNKSGIVTLHPRVVLQKTSVKRQLWQDLSLLF, encoded by the coding sequence ATGACTGGTAAAGCCGGACAGAGCAATGATTTAAATCATAATATCGCTTATTATCTGCAATGGTGGCAGAATATGGGCGTTGCACATGCATGCAATGATGATGTGATGCAATGGCTGTCAGAAGAAAAAAATATACCTATCATTATAGACAATCACCAACATGATATTGCTCAACAAAATATAGCGCGCGCCGAACAACGGCAAAATGCAAATCGGCCGGCACAAAATAAGCCCGCGCCCGCAATGAATAGGTCCGCCCCAACAAATCATCATCCTATGCAGGACAATTCACTTTGGCCGCAAAATATGGAGCAGTTTAAGCATAATATTGCCAATAATATTGCGATGCCATGCGATATTGGGACGGGTAAAAAATTAATGCCTCATTTTACCGATGCGGCAAAAATCATGATTATTTCCGACATGCCAACGAAAAGAGACGTGACGGAACAGAGATTTTATACTGGTGAAGAAGGTATATTTTTAAAAAATATGCTGCAAAGCATAAATGTTCGAGCAGATGAGTGTAATTTTGCAAATTTAATCACCACATCTCCTATGACTGAGATGATAATTGATTCCGATTTGCCCATTTTGGGTCAGTTTTTACTGCATCTCATCCACCTACAATCCGCCCCAAAGGTGATAATTTTTGGTGCGGTCGCGGCAAAAGCACTATTCAACGCAGAAATGATAAATTTAAGAGGAAATTTACAAAATTTTAACCATAAAGATGTGAATAAGTCGGGAATAGTTACTTTACACCCGAGGGTCGTGCTTCAAAAAACGTCTGTAAAAAGGCAATTATGGCAGGACCTCAGTTTATTATTTTAA
- a CDS encoding lytic transglycosylase domain-containing protein codes for MVTFLSFNKSASLFGLSIAISGALLTSNIFVETAHAAGRFEMGHNGAQSKIPTVLNKSEADKFNDIFSAIEQQNWDQVKNLIDKADNGPMKYMAMAEFYLAANSPKVEAEQLQTLLSKAPYLPQAEQLSRLAQKRGVANADFTPKVNQLFYAGSSPRRGTPKSIVDGSASSLKNQVLDFIKNDQPGNAENLFRAQYSSLSPDSISELRQRISWSYYIENDDAAALRLASETNNVQNDWDNLSHWVIGLSSWRLGKYADAFKAFEIVAANSSDEEIRSAAYYWSSRAATASRQPEKSMRRLQAAAQAGETFYGQLASEALGLAGQAVNFQKAGDSNNIKLKNNENIEIAIGLKQIGRDKLADEVLRHQGRIGNSAEFAQLAKLAGDLSLPQTQLYFAHYAPSGQKSDNANRYPTVDWQPQYGWRVDKSLVFAHTLQESQWRPDVVSPAGARGLMQIMPGTAEYMNRSRPELAANGGLNKPSVNLEYGQSYLEYLRDNGATEGFLPKVIAAYNAGLSPVSRWNSEVNDQGDPLLFMESIPYWETRGYVMTVMRNYWVYQEIDGVKSDSRAGIAQYLWPSFPATNTDTKFVRKTGGGSIIAARK; via the coding sequence GTGGTTACATTTTTATCGTTCAACAAGTCTGCTTCCCTTTTTGGACTATCAATTGCCATTTCCGGTGCATTATTGACCAGCAATATCTTTGTTGAGACAGCACATGCCGCAGGCCGCTTTGAAATGGGGCATAATGGAGCCCAATCAAAAATCCCAACGGTTTTAAACAAGTCTGAAGCAGATAAATTTAATGATATTTTTTCTGCAATTGAGCAGCAAAATTGGGATCAGGTTAAAAATTTAATCGATAAAGCCGATAATGGTCCGATGAAATATATGGCCATGGCTGAATTTTATCTTGCGGCAAATTCTCCAAAGGTGGAGGCGGAACAATTACAAACATTATTATCCAAAGCCCCTTATTTACCGCAGGCGGAACAATTAAGCAGATTGGCCCAAAAACGCGGCGTGGCCAATGCAGATTTCACCCCCAAAGTTAACCAACTTTTTTATGCTGGTTCATCACCACGGCGCGGCACGCCAAAATCAATTGTAGATGGCAGTGCATCTTCCTTGAAAAACCAGGTTTTGGATTTCATTAAAAATGATCAACCAGGCAATGCAGAAAATTTATTTCGGGCGCAATATTCATCGTTAAGCCCAGATAGTATTTCCGAATTACGTCAGCGTATTTCATGGTCATATTATATTGAAAATGACGATGCTGCCGCGCTTCGCTTGGCAAGTGAAACAAATAATGTTCAAAATGACTGGGATAATTTAAGCCATTGGGTCATCGGACTTTCCAGCTGGCGTCTGGGCAAATATGCAGATGCGTTTAAGGCATTTGAAATTGTTGCGGCAAATAGCTCAGATGAGGAAATTCGCTCAGCGGCATATTATTGGTCTTCACGCGCCGCAACTGCATCGCGCCAACCGGAAAAATCCATGCGCCGATTACAAGCCGCCGCACAAGCAGGCGAAACATTTTATGGCCAATTGGCAAGTGAAGCATTGGGCCTTGCTGGACAGGCTGTCAATTTTCAAAAAGCTGGCGACTCAAACAATATTAAGTTGAAAAATAATGAAAATATTGAAATTGCCATTGGATTAAAACAAATTGGCCGCGATAAATTGGCTGATGAAGTTTTACGGCATCAGGGCCGAATTGGTAATAGCGCCGAATTTGCGCAATTGGCAAAGCTGGCCGGTGACCTTAGCCTGCCCCAAACGCAATTATATTTTGCCCATTATGCGCCCAGCGGGCAAAAAAGCGATAATGCAAATCGCTACCCCACTGTTGATTGGCAACCTCAATATGGATGGCGTGTTGATAAATCATTGGTTTTCGCTCACACTTTGCAAGAATCGCAATGGCGCCCAGATGTGGTTAGCCCGGCAGGCGCACGTGGTTTAATGCAAATCATGCCCGGCACAGCGGAATATATGAACCGCAGCCGTCCAGAATTGGCGGCAAATGGCGGATTAAATAAACCATCGGTAAATTTGGAATATGGCCAGAGCTATTTGGAATATTTACGTGACAATGGCGCGACAGAAGGCTTCCTGCCTAAGGTTATTGCCGCATATAATGCCGGATTATCCCCTGTTTCACGATGGAATAGTGAGGTGAATGATCAAGGCGATCCATTATTATTTATGGAATCCATCCCCTATTGGGAAACCCGTGGATATGTGATGACCGTAATGCGTAATTACTGGGTATATCAGGAAATTGACGGTGTGAAATCGGATAGCAGAGCGGGCATCGCCCAATATTTATGGCCCAGCTTTCCTGCGACAAATACAGACACGAAATTTGTTCGCAAAACTGGCGGTGGTTCAATTATCGCGGCAAGAAAATAA
- a CDS encoding long-chain fatty acid--CoA ligase: MIGGMQNYELVVSNLIDHADREFGGREIVTHWADGSRTRTDWSGIRQDALKMTQALQAANIQKGDRIATLAMNHSRHLVSWYGAVGAGGVLHTINPRLFDEQLIYIINHAEDKVMLYDAAFQPIIDRLRDKLPTIEKYICFDPPSGQNGFEEWIGQFNGDVTWAKMDERDPCMLCYTSGTTGNPKGVLYEHRSTTLHAMAGLQPAAFDFDAQSVMLPVVPMFHAASWGLPWAGAMAGVKFVYSAVNDPAILHDLTISEGVTHSAGVPTVWLAMFQHLDATGSDLGKLRMAIIGGSAAPRSMVERLMKAGIRVGHAWGMTETSPIGTVGSPTTNWHELSFDEQVDIVCKQGRPIFGVELCTVDDDDNILPRDGETSGRLLIRGPWVLQRYFKADEDAVDENGWFDTGDVATLHPDGTLQITDRSKDVIKSGGEWISSVELENAAVGCPGVAEAAAIGIYHPKWDERPLLIIVRKSGNDVSAEDILSYLSDKVAKWWMPDDIVFVDEIPHTATGKILKTELRNRFKEYRFEEV; the protein is encoded by the coding sequence ATGATAGGCGGAATGCAAAATTATGAATTGGTGGTTTCCAATTTAATCGATCATGCCGATAGGGAATTTGGTGGCCGTGAAATCGTGACCCATTGGGCCGATGGAAGCCGAACCCGAACCGATTGGAGCGGCATTCGCCAAGATGCTTTAAAAATGACGCAGGCATTGCAAGCTGCCAATATTCAAAAAGGTGATCGTATAGCCACATTGGCCATGAACCATAGCCGCCACTTGGTAAGCTGGTATGGGGCGGTGGGCGCAGGCGGTGTTTTGCACACCATTAACCCGCGATTATTTGACGAGCAATTAATTTATATCATCAACCATGCCGAAGATAAGGTGATGTTATATGATGCCGCATTCCAACCCATAATTGATCGATTGCGGGATAAATTACCAACGATTGAGAAATATATTTGTTTTGACCCACCATCTGGACAAAATGGTTTTGAAGAATGGATTGGTCAATTTAATGGCGATGTGACATGGGCAAAAATGGATGAACGCGACCCCTGCATGCTTTGTTATACAAGCGGGACAACAGGAAATCCCAAAGGTGTTTTATATGAACATCGTTCAACCACATTACATGCAATGGCGGGGTTACAGCCTGCGGCATTTGATTTTGATGCCCAATCGGTCATGTTGCCTGTTGTGCCCATGTTCCATGCGGCAAGTTGGGGTTTGCCATGGGCGGGCGCCATGGCAGGCGTTAAATTTGTATATAGCGCGGTAAATGATCCTGCAATTTTGCATGATTTGACGATATCAGAAGGCGTCACGCATAGCGCAGGCGTGCCAACTGTCTGGCTTGCCATGTTTCAACATTTGGACGCAACGGGCAGCGATTTGGGAAAACTTCGTATGGCGATTATCGGCGGTTCTGCTGCGCCGCGATCTATGGTGGAGCGTTTGATGAAAGCGGGGATAAGAGTTGGTCATGCATGGGGGATGACCGAAACATCACCCATTGGCACGGTTGGTTCACCGACGACCAATTGGCATGAGCTTAGCTTTGATGAGCAAGTGGATATTGTGTGCAAACAGGGGCGGCCCATTTTTGGGGTCGAATTATGCACGGTTGACGATGATGATAATATTTTGCCCCGTGATGGCGAAACCTCGGGCCGATTGTTGATAAGAGGGCCTTGGGTGCTGCAACGATATTTTAAGGCGGATGAAGATGCGGTTGATGAAAATGGATGGTTTGACACGGGCGATGTTGCGACTTTACATCCCGATGGCACGCTGCAAATAACCGATCGGTCAAAAGATGTTATTAAATCGGGCGGCGAGTGGATTAGTTCGGTCGAGCTGGAAAATGCGGCGGTCGGCTGCCCAGGTGTCGCAGAAGCAGCGGCGATTGGGATATATCATCCTAAATGGGATGAGCGGCCATTATTAATCATTGTCCGCAAAAGCGGCAACGATGTATCAGCAGAGGATATTTTATCCTATCTTTCCGATAAAGTTGCCAAATGGTGGATGCCAGATGATATTGTTTTTGTAGATGAAATTCCGCACACTGCGACAGGCAAAATTTTAAAAACCGAACTTCGAAATCGGTTTAAAGAATATCGTTTTGAGGAGGTATAA
- a CDS encoding glutathione peroxidase, translated as MSSIYEHKIQMADGSNLDMSAFEGKLLLFVNTASKCGFTPQYEELEQLHREYGDKGLVIIGFPCNQFGAQEPGDEAEILNFCSLTYDVSFPLAKKIDVNGENASALWKYLKSQQAGLLGSRAIKWNFTKFLVDKKGDVVARYGPQVKPKSLAPQIEKLLA; from the coding sequence ATGTCGTCAATTTATGAACATAAAATTCAAATGGCCGATGGATCAAATTTGGATATGTCTGCATTTGAAGGCAAGCTTTTGTTGTTCGTAAATACAGCATCAAAATGTGGCTTTACCCCGCAATATGAGGAATTGGAGCAGTTGCACCGGGAATATGGTGACAAAGGATTGGTCATTATTGGCTTTCCATGTAATCAATTTGGCGCACAGGAACCTGGGGATGAAGCAGAGATATTGAATTTTTGCTCCTTAACATATGATGTCAGCTTTCCATTGGCGAAAAAAATTGATGTTAATGGTGAAAATGCCTCTGCGCTATGGAAATATTTAAAATCCCAACAGGCCGGTTTATTGGGCTCGCGCGCGATTAAGTGGAATTTTACCAAATTTTTGGTGGATAAAAAGGGAGATGTGGTGGCGCGTTATGGCCCACAGGTAAAGCCAAAGAGCCTTGCCCCGCAAATTGAAAAATTATTGGCTTAA
- a CDS encoding DUF1330 domain-containing protein → MEGKNYLDPEREAFEIFKSLPRDTSIHMLNLVKFKDNATYPADHECADLSWSGKRAYEEYGKSSGPIFASVGGTIIWRGQMDVMLIGPPNQHWDTCFIAQYPNSAAFLEMVTNEEYRKVVVHRQSAVLTSRLIRFSP, encoded by the coding sequence ATGGAAGGTAAAAACTATCTTGATCCTGAGCGTGAAGCATTTGAAATCTTCAAATCATTGCCAAGAGATACGTCAATCCACATGCTGAATTTGGTGAAGTTTAAGGATAATGCGACCTATCCGGCGGATCATGAATGTGCGGATTTATCATGGAGCGGAAAACGCGCATATGAAGAATATGGCAAAAGCAGCGGACCTATTTTTGCCTCGGTTGGCGGGACGATTATTTGGCGCGGGCAAATGGACGTGATGTTAATTGGGCCGCCCAATCAACATTGGGATACATGTTTTATCGCGCAATATCCAAATTCAGCCGCATTTTTGGAAATGGTAACAAATGAAGAATATCGAAAAGTGGTTGTGCATCGCCAATCAGCTGTGTTGACTAGTCGATTGATAAGATTTTCGCCATAA
- the msrA gene encoding peptide-methionine (S)-S-oxide reductase MsrA yields the protein MNETSLSFSLALAVISAAATSFSSYSSNHLAENKAKIVEAKENNVTAIFAMGCFWCAEADFEKVKGVIKVESGYIGGNVNNPSYEQVSAGGSGHYEAVLVTYDPKVTNYANLLKIFWRNIDPFDANGQFCDKGHSYKSAIFTSVKYEKTIATLSKENLKKTFNKNIETKILPKSTFYKAEEYHQDYYKKNPISYKYYRKSCGRDARLKEIWGK from the coding sequence ATGAATGAGACTAGTTTGAGTTTTTCGTTGGCCCTTGCGGTTATTTCGGCGGCGGCGACAAGTTTTTCATCCTATAGCTCCAACCATCTGGCTGAAAATAAAGCTAAAATTGTAGAAGCCAAGGAAAATAACGTGACTGCCATTTTTGCAATGGGATGTTTTTGGTGTGCAGAGGCGGATTTTGAAAAGGTCAAAGGCGTTATAAAAGTAGAATCTGGATATATTGGCGGGAATGTTAATAATCCAAGTTATGAGCAAGTAAGTGCGGGCGGCAGCGGCCATTATGAAGCTGTCTTGGTTACTTATGATCCCAAAGTCACTAATTATGCCAATTTATTAAAGATATTTTGGAGGAATATTGACCCATTTGATGCAAATGGACAATTTTGTGACAAGGGACATAGTTATAAATCCGCAATTTTTACCAGCGTAAAATATGAAAAAACAATTGCGACATTGTCTAAAGAAAATTTGAAAAAGACTTTTAATAAAAATATTGAAACAAAAATATTGCCCAAATCCACATTTTATAAAGCCGAAGAATATCATCAGGATTATTATAAGAAAAACCCGATTAGTTATAAATATTATCGTAAAAGCTGTGGTCGTGACGCGCGATTAAAAGAAATCTGGGGTAAATAA
- the dnaE gene encoding DNA polymerase III subunit alpha: protein MPYIPLRVFSAYTMLDGAIEPKKIGEHAAKLGFPAAAITDRNGLYAVMPFQDGCTKSGVQPIIGSFVGITRPSRGGEEQNDRGAAISDWIGLYAQNDMGYENLCRIVSRAHLGSEGLSNPQIDFEFLRAHHHGLIALTAGHEGGLTRLCAQGQLDDAAKYLDNLQEIFGDRLYIELCRRNHETEIAAEPHLIKFALDRNIALVATNPACYAEPSFHEAHDAMLCIAEGTYVSSDDRKKSCPQAWLKTDRQMMEIFADIPEAIKNTAIVAKRCTAAAPYRKPILPSIAGDRDAEDAQLRKDALEGLEARFVERNITDEAVKKAYYDRLEFELNVICNMGFPGYFLIVADFIKWAKNEDIPVGPGRGSGAGSLVAWVLTITGLDPLELGLLFERFLNPDRVSMPDFDIDFCETHRTKVILYVQQKYGVDQVAQIITFGKLKARAVLRDTGRVLQMSYGHVDRLCKLVPNHPTDPWDLQKALSGVAELREEYRRDQDVARLFDLALKLEGLPRHSSTHAAGVVIGDRPLAQLVPLYRDPRSDIPVTQFDMKFVEIAGLVKFDFLGLKTLSVLKKAVDLLKVRGINVDLETLVLDDEKVYELLQRGDTVGVFQLESEGMRRTLSAVKPTNFGDIIALVSLYRPGPMDNIPMFGRRKNGEEDIAYPHPLLEGILKETYGIFVYQEQVMQAAQILAGYSLGEADLLRRAMGKKIQAEMDVQRKRFVDGCAEKAINASQANSLFDLIDKFAGYGFNKSHAAAYALLAYQTGWLKTHYPYEFYAASMCFDMHQTDKLAIFADDMRRNKITCLGPCVNHSSASYIVEQNDDGLAVRYALAGLKNVGQKAMEQIVVERKNNGPFTDINDFANRVDSSQLNKRQVENLACAGAFDSIYADRAAIFSSAEMIISVAQTAQQERISGQGGLFAGEEENSGFAGNIIQQCTPWDISEKMQNEKHAFGFYFAAHPMEQYRAVAEAKGASSYALLCNSGPIAEGVKKNAKMAAMVEAVRWRESKRGNRFVVVEMSDQSGQFSASCFEEEMGKKLAEQAEKSACLLFSLELDMKAGEETPRFTIKSFQSLEILAKTVSTTLELYLSSDNNLSMLSTLLTRSGEGRGVVLAKMPAGQNKIATMLLGRNFKFDADILEEIKALEGVDTAEITANNKHLQIVS from the coding sequence ATGCCCTATATTCCTCTTCGTGTTTTTTCTGCTTATACGATGCTGGATGGTGCGATTGAGCCAAAGAAAATTGGTGAACATGCAGCAAAATTGGGCTTTCCGGCAGCGGCGATAACTGATCGTAACGGTTTATATGCCGTAATGCCATTTCAAGATGGTTGCACCAAATCCGGGGTTCAGCCCATTATTGGCAGTTTTGTTGGAATTACCCGTCCTTCGCGGGGCGGTGAAGAACAAAATGATCGCGGCGCGGCAATATCAGATTGGATTGGTTTATATGCGCAAAATGATATGGGATATGAAAATTTATGCCGTATCGTGTCAAGAGCGCATTTAGGATCAGAAGGTTTGTCAAATCCGCAAATTGATTTTGAATTTTTGCGTGCGCATCATCATGGTTTAATCGCTCTGACAGCAGGGCATGAGGGTGGATTGACCCGCCTATGCGCACAGGGGCAATTGGATGATGCGGCAAAATATCTTGATAATTTACAGGAAATTTTTGGCGACCGTTTATATATTGAATTATGCCGCCGGAACCATGAAACCGAAATCGCTGCAGAGCCGCATTTAATTAAATTTGCTCTGGACCGAAATATTGCTTTGGTTGCGACAAATCCTGCCTGCTATGCTGAACCTTCATTTCATGAGGCGCATGACGCGATGCTTTGCATTGCCGAGGGCACATATGTCAGCAGTGACGATAGGAAGAAAAGCTGTCCTCAGGCATGGTTGAAAACCGATCGTCAGATGATGGAAATTTTCGCCGATATTCCAGAGGCAATAAAAAATACCGCTATAGTGGCCAAAAGATGCACCGCAGCAGCGCCATATCGCAAGCCGATATTACCCTCTATTGCGGGTGACAGAGATGCTGAGGATGCGCAGCTTCGTAAAGATGCTTTAGAAGGGTTGGAAGCCCGCTTTGTTGAAAGAAATATTACGGATGAGGCCGTCAAAAAAGCATATTATGATCGGTTGGAATTTGAATTAAATGTTATTTGTAACATGGGCTTTCCTGGCTATTTCTTAATCGTAGCCGATTTTATTAAATGGGCAAAAAATGAGGATATTCCCGTGGGGCCGGGCCGTGGTTCAGGTGCGGGTTCATTGGTTGCATGGGTGCTTACCATTACTGGTTTGGATCCGTTGGAATTGGGATTGCTGTTCGAACGCTTTTTAAACCCGGACCGTGTGTCCATGCCCGATTTCGACATTGATTTTTGCGAGACACATCGAACAAAGGTTATTTTATATGTTCAGCAAAAATATGGCGTTGATCAAGTCGCGCAGATTATTACCTTTGGTAAATTAAAGGCGCGTGCGGTTCTTCGTGATACGGGGCGCGTATTGCAAATGAGCTATGGTCATGTTGACCGGCTTTGTAAATTGGTACCCAATCATCCCACTGACCCATGGGATTTGCAAAAGGCATTGTCGGGCGTCGCTGAACTGCGCGAAGAATATAGGCGTGATCAAGATGTTGCCCGATTATTTGATTTGGCATTGAAATTAGAAGGCCTACCAAGGCATAGCTCCACCCATGCTGCTGGTGTGGTCATTGGTGATAGGCCGTTGGCGCAGCTTGTACCCCTATATCGCGACCCGCGTTCTGATATTCCCGTCACGCAATTTGACATGAAATTTGTTGAAATTGCGGGGCTTGTTAAATTCGACTTTTTGGGACTTAAAACGCTGTCTGTTTTGAAAAAGGCGGTTGATTTGTTAAAGGTTCGCGGCATCAATGTTGATTTAGAGACATTGGTTCTGGACGATGAAAAAGTATATGAGCTGTTACAGCGCGGTGATACTGTGGGGGTGTTTCAGCTGGAATCTGAAGGAATGCGCCGCACTCTTTCCGCCGTTAAGCCGACAAATTTTGGTGATATTATCGCACTTGTCTCCCTTTATCGGCCCGGCCCAATGGATAATATCCCCATGTTTGGACGGCGTAAAAATGGTGAAGAAGATATTGCCTATCCGCACCCATTATTAGAGGGGATATTGAAAGAAACCTATGGTATTTTTGTTTATCAAGAACAGGTAATGCAGGCGGCGCAAATCCTTGCTGGATATAGCCTTGGTGAGGCAGATTTGCTTCGCCGCGCCATGGGTAAGAAAATTCAGGCGGAAATGGATGTGCAGCGTAAAAGATTTGTCGATGGCTGCGCCGAAAAAGCCATTAATGCCAGCCAAGCCAATAGTTTATTTGACTTAATTGACAAATTTGCCGGATATGGTTTTAACAAAAGCCATGCTGCTGCCTATGCTCTTTTGGCATATCAGACAGGCTGGCTTAAAACGCATTATCCTTATGAATTTTATGCAGCGTCAATGTGTTTTGATATGCATCAAACCGATAAGCTAGCGATTTTTGCCGATGATATGCGGCGTAACAAAATCACTTGTCTTGGCCCATGTGTCAATCACAGCTCGGCAAGTTATATTGTGGAGCAAAATGATGATGGGCTTGCCGTGCGCTATGCCTTGGCCGGTCTTAAAAATGTTGGGCAAAAGGCGATGGAGCAAATTGTCGTTGAGAGAAAAAATAATGGCCCATTTACCGATATTAATGATTTTGCAAATCGGGTGGATAGCAGCCAGTTAAACAAAAGACAGGTGGAAAATTTGGCCTGTGCCGGTGCATTTGACAGCATATATGCCGATAGAGCGGCGATATTTTCCAGCGCGGAAATGATTATTTCGGTTGCCCAAACCGCACAGCAGGAACGTATTTCAGGGCAGGGCGGCCTGTTCGCCGGAGAAGAAGAAAATTCTGGATTTGCAGGCAATATTATCCAACAATGCACCCCATGGGATATTTCCGAAAAAATGCAAAATGAGAAACATGCATTTGGTTTTTATTTTGCAGCGCACCCAATGGAACAATATCGCGCCGTTGCTGAGGCAAAGGGCGCAAGTTCATATGCCCTGCTTTGTAATAGCGGGCCTATAGCCGAAGGTGTGAAGAAAAATGCCAAAATGGCAGCGATGGTGGAGGCTGTTCGTTGGCGCGAATCCAAACGCGGAAATCGTTTTGTTGTTGTGGAAATGTCCGACCAAAGCGGGCAATTTTCGGCAAGCTGTTTTGAAGAGGAAATGGGCAAAAAATTGGCAGAACAGGCCGAAAAATCTGCCTGTCTCCTATTCTCTTTAGAATTGGATATGAAGGCAGGGGAGGAAACGCCGCGATTTACCATTAAATCATTTCAGTCATTGGAAATTTTGGCGAAAACAGTTTCCACGACATTGGAGCTTTATTTATCGAGCGATAATAATTTATCCATGCTGAGCACATTATTGACCCGTTCAGGCGAAGGGCGCGGTGTGGTTTTGGCCAAAATGCCCGCAGGACAGAATAAAATTGCCACCATGTTATTGGGAAGAAATTTCAAATTTGATGCCGATATTTTAGAGGAAATAAAGGCATTGGAGGGTGTGGATACAGCCGAAATTACGGCAAATAACAAACATCTTCAAATTGTGAGTTAA